A region from the bacterium genome encodes:
- the ruvC gene encoding crossover junction endodeoxyribonuclease RuvC: MRILGVDPGLQITGYGLIEADGATVRLLEGGVVRPDTSLSLERRLLILHESISAIMGEFQPDYVVVEELYAKYAHPRTAILMGHARGTILLAAAQRGIPFCGYEASLVKRSLTGNGRAPKAQVAHMVCHLLGLATPPSPEDVTDALALALCHASPGRQVFQRAKGRRGLPEAIARQL, from the coding sequence ATGCGAATCCTCGGCGTTGACCCCGGGCTGCAGATCACGGGCTACGGCCTGATTGAGGCCGACGGGGCCACGGTAAGGCTGCTGGAGGGGGGCGTGGTGCGGCCGGACACGAGCCTGTCGCTGGAGCGCCGCCTGCTGATCCTCCACGAGAGCATCAGCGCCATCATGGGGGAGTTCCAGCCTGACTATGTGGTCGTCGAGGAGCTGTACGCCAAGTACGCGCACCCGCGCACGGCGATCCTGATGGGCCACGCGCGGGGCACGATCCTGCTGGCCGCCGCGCAGCGCGGCATCCCCTTCTGCGGGTATGAGGCCTCGCTGGTGAAGCGGTCGCTGACAGGCAACGGCCGGGCCCCGAAGGCGCAGGTGGCGCACATGGTCTGCCACCTGCTGGGCCTGGCGACCCCGCCGTCGCCCGAAGACGTCACCGATGCGCTGGCCCTGGCGCTGTGCCATGCCAGCCCGGGCCGCCAGGTCTTCCAGCGCGCCAAGGGCCGGCGGGGCCTGCCCGAGGC